In Trichoderma asperellum chromosome 1, complete sequence, a single window of DNA contains:
- a CDS encoding uncharacterized protein (EggNog:ENOG41): MDFDETENSLLLAGSGCFTDIYNAGSSPVTTNPMTTDCALTYLPYNGGEYSGSPETVYQPSRRLYNHEYAHQFPNQGFYNDQSHSLTRGTSDDSFFDAAFWPPSSLPVLSPSLALIDESGAGPPPFGEHDNNGLDNEHIAQLRSAPDTQPFYSNISNIDYGGNPSGINYPTTGIDGLFGSLYHSGTTLQPVADATAARVEVGANALTQSPTYQAPLSDYTTKFENKPGSQGQPAPFAMLLRTSESSRQPVPTFIMPQKPGHTANSSAYTAMSPPSSIKSSPQKRSAAVAEIDKSIVAPKRRVIKAHMTAKVDNSEDFEIKKESEKSPTYKYQEYFNSPEDASMKLKRLLELYRKPDECCSNPSTDSTFPQSDEDKKEYVKKLFEAINEWESINEWSQTLSAEQRNRVIDGIRRMKEEANSRTPDKKPLEISLDEMRPSRDKLPPVAIQQKKILGRQLNDQTVEWLCWELIVRVLFPPFLYCHNGHMTTNGKLTHLLLFS; the protein is encoded by the exons ATGGACTTTGATGAAACAGAGAACTCGCTGCTCCTTGCGGGTAGCGGATGCTTCACAGACATTTACAATGCAGGGAGCAGCCCTGTTACCACCAACCCAATGACAACAGACTGTGCTCTTACATATCTGCCCTACAACGGCGGCGAGTATTCAGGATCCCCAGAGACGGTTTACCAGCCAAGTAGACGCCTCTATAATCATGAATATGCTCATCAGTTCCCCAATCAGGGGTTCTATAATGATCAATCTCATTC TCTAACCAGAGGAACCTCCGACGACTCCTTTTTCGATGCCGCTTTTTGGCCCCCTTCGTCTTTACCAGTGCTATCGCCATCATTAGCGCTGATTGATGAATCGGGAGCTGGACCACCGCCGTTTGGGGAACACGACAATAACGGTTTGGACAACGAACACATAGCACAATTGCGATCCGCACCGGATACACAACCCTTTTACTCAAATATCAGCAATATCGATTATGGCGGCAACCCCTCTGGCATCAATTATCCAACCACCGGTATAGATGGTCTCTTTGGCAGTTTATACCACTCGGGAACAACTCTACAGCCTGTAGCGGATGCAACTGCAGCGAGAGTTGAAGTGGGAGCAAACGCTCTTACCCAGAGCCCAACGTATCAAGCACCATTGAGTGACTACACGACCAAGTTTGAAAATAAGCCAGGATCTCAGGGACAGCCAGCCCCGTTCGCCATGCTACTCCGGACATCAGAATCATCGCGGCAACCAGTGCCAACGTTTATAATGCCACAAAAGCCCGGTCATACGGCGAACTCATCGGCTTACACTGCCATGTCACCTCCATCTTCCATCAAATCCTCACCTCAGAAGCGCAGTGCTGCGGTGGCTGAGATCGACAAGAGTATTGTGGctccaaaaagaagagtCATTAAGGCTCATATGACGGCAAAGGTTGATAACAGCGAAGATtttgaaataaaaaaagagagcgaAAAGTCACCCACATATAAATACCAAGAATATTTCAACTCGCCTGAGGACGCCAGTATGAAGCTTAAGCGTCTTCTCGAGCTGTATCGAAAGCCCGATGAATGCTGCAGCAACCCCTCTACAGACTCTACGTTCCCTCAAAGCGAtgaagacaagaaagaaTACGTCAAGAAGCTTTTCGAAGCCATCAATGAATGGGAAAGTATAAATGAGTGGTCACAGACTCTGAGTGCCGAACAGCGGAACCGAGTGATAGACGGAATCCGGCgtatgaaagaagaagccaacaGCAGAACTCCAGACAAGAAGCCGCTTGAAATTTCGTTGGACGAAATGCGGCCGAGCCGGGACAAACTCCCACCTGTTGCGatacagcagaagaagatattgGGCCGGCAGCTGAACGACCAGACAGTTGAATGGCTCTGCTGGGAGCTCATTGTACGTGTCTTGTTCCCGCCCTTCCTATACTGCCATAATGGCCACATGACGACCAACGGAAAGCTGACTCATttgttgctcttttcttaG
- a CDS encoding uncharacterized protein (EggNog:ENOG41), which translates to MCYALTKSKQLVKSLLSAGDGWKLRIANNPFGELGHKGNNMKVNMNKNDRLRQITLMKNAPGKNVLPGEAKRSTAAARAVASSSGNRL; encoded by the exons ATGTGTTATGCCTTGACG AAATCGAAACAGCTCGTCAAATCTCTTTTATCTGCAGGTGACGGATGGAAACTCCGCATAGCTAACAACCCTTTTGGGGAGCTCGGA CACAAAGGGAACAACATGAAAGTGAATATGAACAAGAATGACCGGCTACGGCAGATCACTCTCATGAAGAACGCCCCTGGAAAGAATGTCTTGCCAGGAGAGGCCAAACGATCGACAGCGGCGGCCAGAGCAGTGGCCAGCAGTTCCGGCAATAGACTTTAA
- a CDS encoding uncharacterized protein (EggNog:ENOG41~TransMembrane:12 (i57-79o85-105i126-146o166-184i196-216o236-260i272-294o324-348i369-390o402-422i434-457o469-491i)), with amino-acid sequence MSAIKSLFTSGSEDVTKLNPQHAGSDDAASVQDGTETQFEHAREAKRQIGVPSASMLIFNRIIGTGIFATPGSILALSGSVGLSLFLWVAGSIIAWAGTAVYMEFGTGLPKNGGEKNYLEYVYRKPRFLVTGMYTTYVILLGWAAGNSVVFGEYILNAARVEVTDWNQRGIAVACITTAFLIHGTALKWGLRLQNFLGVIKICIVIIVIIAPLANIKKVKEINCLHNAFQGTTGSAYGVVTSLYNVIWSFIGYSNANYALSETKNPTRTLKIAAPLAVGSVTILYMLANVSYFAGVSKEEILEAKRLVAASLFRNMFGERAERALSVFVALSAFGNVLSVIFSQGRLVQELGREGVLPFSRFFASNRPFNAPLAGLFEHWAITMITVLAPPAGDAYNFVLNLISYPLAIINVFVAGALIHLYRNRASWNWNPPIKATYPVVIFFLLSNIYLVIAPFVPPENGQNVYEHLPYWIHCVVGFGVLFVGALYWLLWAKIMPWVGNYELVEETAIDPIDGWERSYFTTRSLKST; translated from the exons ATGTCGGCCATTAAGAGCCTGTTCACCTCAGGCAGCGAGGATGTTACAAAGTTGAATCCTCAGCATGCTGGCAGCGATGATGCCGCCTCTGTTCAGGATGGAACTGAAA CTCAGTTCGAACACGCTCGAGAGGCCAAGCGCCAGATCGGTGTCCCCTCCGCCTCTATGCTTATCTTCAACCGAATCATCGGCACCGGAATCTTCGCAACCCCAGGTTCCATCCTCGCCCTGTCTGGCAGTGttggtctctctctcttcctctgggTCGCCGGCAGCATCATCGCCTGGGCCGGCACGGCAGTCTACATGGAATTCGGCACTGGCCTCCCCAAGAACGGCGGCGAGAAGAACTACCTGGAATACGTCTACCGCAAGCCGCGCTTCCTCGTGACGGGCATGTACACCACCTATGTCATCCTGCTGGGCTGGGCGGCCGGTAACTCGGTCGTCTTTGGCGAGTACATTCTCAACGCCGCCAGAGTCGAGGTTACGGATTGGAACCAGCGAGGCATTGCCGTGGCTTGTATCACCACGGCCTTTTTGATTCACGGCACTGCCTTGAAGTGGGGGCTGCGTCTTCAGAACTTTCTGGGTGTCATCAAGATTTGcattgtcatcatcgtcatcatcgcgcCCCTGGCCAACATCAAGAAGGTCAAGGAGATCAACTGTCTTCACAATGCCTTTCAGGGAACTACCGGCAGTGCCTATGGTGTAGTCACTTCTCTCTACAACGTCATCTGGAGTTTCATCGGCTACAGCAACGCGAACTACGCCCTCAGCGAGACCAAGAACCCGACCCGAACTCTCAAGATTGCCGCCCCCCTGGCCGTTGGTTCCGTCACCATCCTGTACATGCTCGCCAACGTTTCTTATTTCGCCGGTGTGTCCAAGGAGGAGATTCTCGAAGCCAAGCGACTTGTTGCCGCCTCCCTCTTCCGAAACATGTTTGGTGAGAGGGCCGAGAGAGCTCTCTCCGTTTTCGTCGCCCTGTCTGCCTTTGGCAACGTCTTGAGTGTCATCTTCTCCCAGGGCCGTCTTGTCCAGGAGCTTGGCCGTGAGGGTgttttgcccttttctcgATTCTTCGCCAGCAACCGTCCTTTCAACGCTCCCTTGGCCGGTCTGTTTGAGCACTGGGCCATTACCATGATTACTGTCCTTGCACCACCTGCAGGTGATGCTTACAACTTCGTTCTCAA CCTCATCTCCTACCCtcttgccatcatcaacgtCTTCGTCGCCGGCGCCCTTATCCACCTCTACCGCAACCGTGCCAGCTGGAACTGGAACCCTCCTATCAAAGCCACGTACcccgtcgtcatcttcttcctcctcagcaaCATTTATCTCGTCATTGCACCTTTTGTCCCCCCTGAAAATGGCCAGAATGTCTACGAGCACCTTCCTTACTGGATTCACTGCGTTGTTGGCTTCGGTGTCCTCTTTGTCGGTGCTCTTTACTGGCTGCTCTGGGCCAAGATTATGCCTTGGGTTGGCAATTACGAACTGGTGGAAGAGACTGCCATTGACCCCATTGATGGATGGGAGAGGAGCTACTTTACTACGAGATCACTGAAATCAACATAA
- a CDS encoding uncharacterized protein (EggNog:ENOG41) yields MNSIRAEIIASSPPFRFLVGPNQREFTIYSALFAHQSPVFEKLVNGNFSESTEKCVQWKSVDEDTFICFWQYTHTGRYTAASPVIGLKSESEATCAPPPPRPPSPALTGLFGGPVAAKKDETPPKKLTKREIQWNEFKNQRASAYSGAFCSASLFGPRVRSNYAHEDYTNNFILHARVYVFAECYGIAGLMDLSLNELHGTLVRFTLYKERVNDVVALIRYCYENLVPEPLREVVTLYTACKLEKLWLSEEFHALVETYGELSKTLFGLIVKVL; encoded by the exons ATGAATTCTATACGGGCAGAAAT CATTGCCTCATCACCCCCATTCCGATTTCTAGTGGGCCCCAATCAGCGGGAATTTACCATATATTCTGCTCTCTTTGCACACCAGTCCCCTGTATTTGAGAAATTGGTAAATGGTAATTTCTCTGAATCTACGGAAAAGTGTGTTCAATGGAAATCTGTGGATGAAGATACTTTCATTTGTTTTTGGCAGTATACACATACTGGGAGAtatactgctgcttctccggTTATTGGACTAAAATCAGAATCCGAAGCCACTTGtgctccaccaccaccgcgtCCGCCATCACCAGCCCTTACAGGTTTATTTGGTGGTCCTGTGGCTGCTAAGAAAGACGAGACTCCTCCAAAAAAACTTACAAAACGTGAAATTCAGTGGAACGAATTCAAAAATCAGCGAGCTTCTGCCTATTCTGGCGCGTTTTGTTCTGCTAGTTTATTTGGTCCACGTGTCAGAAGCAACTACGCGCATGAAGATTATACAAATAATTTCATCTTACATGCAAGAGTTTATGTTTTTGCAGAATGTTACGGTATTGCTGGGCTAATGGATCTTTCACTTAATGAGCTACATGGAACCTTGGTAAGATTTACgctatataaagaaagagtTAATGATGTAGTGGCGTTAATACGTTATTGCTATGAAAATTTGGTTCCAGAACCGCTAAGAGAGGTTGTTACTCTATACACGGCCTGTAAGCTTGAGAAGTTATGGTTGAGCGAGGAATTCCACGCGCTTGTGGAGACCTATGGTGAACTATCGAAGACTTTATTTGGGTTGATAGTGAAGGTATTATAG
- a CDS encoding uncharacterized protein (EggNog:ENOG41~SECRETED:SignalP(1-16)): MLNLLSTLLLAGSALALPSRVVPRDDNTYYPPPPATTGCTASSTKVSQWTVDEFDFHASYIFSTPAHQNSWGYVNFTLSNPALNYTPVCSAASDQLSDFFYGNFVYNCQVPDSAAADKASFTFARPNNTLAINQTWHCADEGSRFTAQGGVQLNLNCSDTTWQNPNWQPGQIYSSRTVTCGKVTVPATIEEMSAVL; encoded by the coding sequence atgttGAACCTGCTGTCTACtctcctcctcgccggctcggctctggctctgcccTCTCGCGTCGTTCCTCGAGATGACAACACTTACTATCCGCCTCCTCCGGCTACCACAGGATGCACCGCCAGCTCAACAAAGGTCTCCCAGTGGACAGTCGACGAGTTCGACTTCCACGCCTCATACATCTTCTCAACGCCCGCTCACCAGAACTCGTGGGGATACGTCAACTTCACCTTGAGCAACCCAGCTCTCAACTACACACCCGTCTGCAGCGCTGCCTCCGACCAGCTCTCCGACTTCTTCTACGGCAACTTCGTCTACAACTGTCAAGTGCCCGActcagccgccgccgacaaGGCCTCCTTCACCTTTGCTCGTCCCAACAACACGCTGGCTATCAACCAGACATGGCACTGTGCTGATGAGGGTAGCCGCTTCACAGCCCAGGGAGGCGTCCAGCTCAACCTCAACTGCAGCGACACCACCTGGCAGAACCCCAACTGGCAGCCTGGCCAGATCTACTCTTCGCGCACCGTTACTTGCGGCAAGGTCACCGTCCCTGCGACGATTGAAGAGATGAGCGCTGTTCTGTAG
- a CDS encoding uncharacterized protein (EggNog:ENOG41) → MPDVQPQFHDSEEYPRPDFQRSGSRWLSLNGPWDFLFDDDDVGLTLRWQQSGLPSEVAVKKTLAKSEAENQSESDAITQRIAAGTQDLLKNNVFTRGSSTAAAHHKRPITVPFVFQCPASGINERGIHEVLWYERAIADLRNASERDEGRRVLLRFGAVDYEASVWLDGSLVGSHRGGMSPSSWTSPMCWTHRAVTRIG, encoded by the coding sequence ATGCCTGATGTTCAGCCTCAGTTTCACGACTCGGAAGAGTATCCTCGCCCCGATTTCCAGCGCTCGGGATCGCGCTGGCTGTCGCTCAACGGCCCCTGGGACTTTCtctttgacgacgacgacgtcgGCTTAACGCTCCGCTGGCAGCAGTCCGGCCTGCCATCCGAAGTCGCCGTCAAGAAGACGCTCGCAAAGAGCGAGGCAGAGAACCAGTCCGAAAGCGACGCCATCACGCAGCGCATCGCCGCCGGCACGCAGGACCTCCTCAAGAACAACGTCTTCACGCGGGGctcctccaccgccgccgcccaccACAAGCGCCCCATCACCGTGCCCTTCGTGTTCCAGTGTCCCGCCTCGGGCATCAACGAGCGCGGCATCCACGAAGTGCTCTGGTACGAGCGCGCCATTGCGGATCTGCGCAACGCCAGCGAGCGCGACGAGGGCCGTCGGGTGCTGCTCAGGTTCGGCGCCGTCGACTACGAGGCGTCTGTTTGGCTCGACGGGAGCCTCGTCGGGAGCCACCGCGGGGGCATGTCCCCTTCCAGCTGGACATCACCGATGTGCTGGACGCACAGAGCCGTGACACGCATCGGCTGA
- a CDS encoding uncharacterized protein (EggNog:ENOG41) → MRSIQWSDGLWRLNDAPYFQMLNLDQGYWPESFLTPESSHSLEADIECAKKMGFNGCRKHQKVEDPRFYYWADRKGYLVWGEMASAYQFSREYVDRFNQEWTESVKLAINHPSVVTWTLVNESWAYTSLKDDVEQRNHIRSLYYLTKTLDPTRSINDNCGWEHVCTDLTTFHDYSDAPELEKTCASLDAILGPKAGRDIFVGEIANVDKGAAHNPTAPIICTELGGINIALAKTDADGEESRDWGYTTATDPDDLLKRIERMVKGVAGGGHCCGFVYTQLTDIEQETNGLYSQTRCEKLDAAKVKAVFEEAAQIFYKQVNA, encoded by the exons ATGCGATCCATCCAATGGTCTGACGGTCTGTGGAGGCTGAACGACGCTCCTTACTTCCAGATGTTGAATCTGGACCAAGGCTATTGGCCAGAATCCTTCTTGACTCCCGAGTCCTCTCACAGCTTAGAAGCAGATATTGAATGCGCCAAGAAGATGGGCTTCAATGGCTGTCGAAAGCATCAAAAGGTTGAGGATCCACGGTTTTACTACTGGGCAGACCGAAAGGGATATCTGGTCTGGGGTGAAATGGCGAGCGCCTATCAGTTTAGCCGGGAATACGTTGATCGTTTCAACCAGGAATGGACAGAGTCTGTCAAGCTGGCAATCAACCATCCCTCAGTGGTGACTTGGACGCTGGTGAATGAGAGCTGGGCGTATACTTCGCTCAAGGATGACGTTGAGCAGCGCAATCACATTCGCTCTCTCTATTATCTAACCAA GACATTGGATCCCACGCGGAGCATCAACGACAATTGCGGCTGGGAGCACGTTTGCACCGATCTCACCACCTTTCATGACTATAGCGATGCCCCAGAACTAGAAAAGACGTGTGCAAGTCTAGACGCCATTCTTGGTCCAAAAGCCGGGCGGGACATATTTGTGGGCGAAATCGCAAACGTAGACAAGGGCGCTGCTCACAACCCAACCGCGCCAATCATCTGCACCGAGCTTGGTGGAATCAACATTGCCTTGGCAAAGACGGATGCCGATGGCGAGGAGTCTCGCGACTGGGGATACACCACCGCTACTGATCCTGATGACCTCTTGAAGAGGATAGAGAGGATGGTCAAGGGCGTTGCTGGAGGTGGCCATTGCTGCGGATTTGTCTATACCCAGCT GACGGACATTGAGCAGGAGACGAATGGGCTTTATTCACAGACTCGGTGCGAGAAGTTGGATGCGGCAAAGGTTAAGGCGGTTTTTGAGGAGGCAGCGCAGATTTTCTATAAGCAGGTTAATGCGTGA
- a CDS encoding uncharacterized protein (EggNog:ENOG41), translating to MAEMQQLSDSLHSALKIVDEPQTGSPSSCPTDSPHHSDHDDAEHKAQWMEFCNFMDKQAKERPYPEYLYRAHVHGHPFPRLLDVFMGEYADSFGSDFHLWAEYDAQSQIVFPIHDPMESWTVDDVFSELNLHLGKTSVNLQPKCDGEEPFLSSLVSLSSDFRWTAQRICRVGRMTSKDQIPGLAICKTSMIDPSVVRIWRVADMLLFRDTILLNSSVHISPRLRRWATNAQEFVCWLFVPQEALITFTPLPNLIEASNGGERAFLTKQFVGSNYLGDFMRCPNVHLSLREYADRASEFVRNIITDVYSFEEAKQWVMYMKVVLSNPYEWGYEVPGFIGDVEEAITLSIEKALETAFMER from the exons ATGGCGGAGATGCAACAGCTTAGCGATAGCCTCCACTCAGCACTAAAGATCGTGGACGAACCGCAAACTGGATCGCCGTCTTCTTGTCCTACCGACTCGCCACACCATTCGGatcatgatgatgcagaaCACAAAGCACAATGGATGGAGT TCTGTAACTTTATGGACAAACAGGCTAAGGAACGTCCTTATCCCGAGTATTTATACCGAGCTCATGTTCACGGCCACCCGTTTCCCCGATTACTAGACGTTTTCATGGGAGAATATGCTGATAGCTTCGGTTCCGACTTTCATCTTTGGGCTGAATATGACGCACAATCGCAAATAGTCTTCCCCATACATGATCCGATGGAGTCCTGGACCGTTGATGACGTCTTCTCGGAGCTGAACCTTCATCTAGGGAAGACAAGTGTTAATCTCCAGCCCAAATGTGATGGAGAGGAACCATTCTTATCTTCTCTGGTCTCTCTTAGCAGTGACTTCCGTTGGACGGCGCAGAGAATCTGTCGGGTTGGGAGGATGACCAGCAAAGATCAAATACCTGGCTTGGCTATCTGTAAAACGTCAATGATCGACCCTAGTGTGGTGCGTATCTGGCGGGTAGCAGATATGCTTTTATTTCGTGACACAATACTTTTGAATAGCTCTGTTCATATTTCTCCACGCCTCCGCCGCTGGGCCACCAATGCCCAGGAATTTGTTTGTTGGCTCTTTGTCCCTCAGGAGGCATTGATTACGTTTACTCCTTTACCTAACCTAATAGAAGCGTCCAATGGCGGTGAAAGGGCCTTCTTGACGAAACAGTTTGTGGGCTCCAACTACCTGGGCGATTTCATGCGATGTCCTAATGTACATCTCTCTCTGAGAGAGTATGCAGATAGAGCATCAGAGTTTGTACGCAACATCATCACTGATGTTTACTCTTTCGAGGAAGCGAAACAATGGGTTATGTATATGAAAGTGGTGCTGTCAAACCCCTATGAATGGGGCTACGAGGTTCCCGGATTTATAGGAGACGTGGAGGAAGCAATCACGTTGTCCATTGAAAAGGCACTGGAAACGGCTTTCATGGAAAGATGA
- a CDS encoding uncharacterized protein (TransMembrane:1 (o16-38i)) — protein MEYVEHRMNDEAAKEAVSAGLISPLNILLVSIILYTAYSTFFSKSAPPQLPKPPPPAVFKIYNPHTLLPFNGVDGAPVFMAIRGAVYDVSRGRNFYGPGGPYQNFAGRDASRGLACGSFDEDMLTKDLDGPLDTLADLGAEEMEALRGWEERFTEKYDIIGKFVSMKEYEELNRKE, from the exons ATGGAATACGTCGAGCACCGCATGAACGACGAGGCCGCCAAAGAGGCCGTCAG CGCCGGCCTCATCTCGCCCCTCAacatcctcctcgtctccaTCATCCTCTACACAGCCTACTcaaccttcttctccaaatCCGCGCCGCCGCAGCTCCCCAAGCCCCCGCCCCCCGCCGTCTTCAAGATCTACAACCCGCACACCCTCCTGCCCTTCAACGGCGTCGACGGCGCCCCCGTCTTCATGGCCATCCGCGGCGCCGTCTACGACGTCTCGCGCGGCCGCAACTTTTACGGCCCCGGCGGGCCCTACCAGAACTTTGCCGGCCGAGACGCCAGCCGCGGCCTGGCCTGCGGCAGCTTCGACGAGGACATGTTAACCAAGGATCTGGACGGCCCGCTCGACACGCTGGCCGACTTGGGGgccgaggagatggaggcgcTGAGGGGGTGGGAGGAGAGGTTTACGGAAAAGTATGACATTATTGGCAAGTTTGTGTCGATGAAGGAGTATGAGGAACTGAACAGGAAGGAGTGA